One genomic window of Methyloceanibacter sp. wino2 includes the following:
- a CDS encoding Flp family type IVb pilin has protein sequence MGPQFATFLKDVSGATAIEYGMLAAGIAVAIMTSVSTLGCSLADVFNSIDTSLKSM, from the coding sequence ATGGGTCCGCAGTTCGCGACGTTCCTTAAGGACGTATCCGGCGCCACAGCCATCGAATATGGCATGCTCGCTGCCGGGATCGCCGTCGCGATCATGACGTCCGTCTCGACGCTGGGCTGTTCGCTCGCCGACGTTTTCAACTCGATCGATACGAGCCTGAAATCGATGTAA
- the ampH gene encoding D-alanyl-D-alanine-carboxypeptidase/endopeptidase AmpH produces MPTSIQFAPSRFRSAILGFLGCALAAGSLSAPAAADPLLDETVEFTGTVLFLQTKVPGLVIGAVRNGATSIHGYGERIDGGKEPDGDTVLRIGSITKAFTGQVLASLAADGTVSLTQRLGSLAPDLGAGKDPNTSKIRLIDIATQSAGLPREVPRKPGPVGDPFSTITRKAFAGWLDQNELLYPPGTGILYSNFAFDLLAIGLSEAAKTPYPEILAKHITGPLGMTDTVFELSDDQRKRLMEGHGFDGKALRDVPTGDVIVGSGGLYSTPKDLLRWMQWHLDRLSEEDAEVRMLDHAAYLVRDNLNPVSGMDESGHMDAMSLGWVVMMPDGDRPLILQKAGGLQGTFSYIAFAPTRGVAAFVAINQFDFGAAMLMAEVVNEMITSLARAKLFRMPHFLAAFAQ; encoded by the coding sequence ATGCCCACTTCCATACAATTCGCACCGTCCCGCTTTCGCAGCGCCATCCTTGGTTTCCTCGGATGCGCTCTCGCAGCCGGAAGCCTATCGGCACCCGCGGCCGCCGATCCCCTGCTCGACGAGACGGTTGAGTTCACCGGCACGGTCCTGTTCCTGCAGACCAAAGTCCCTGGTCTGGTGATCGGTGCGGTCCGGAACGGCGCGACATCCATTCACGGCTACGGCGAGCGCATCGACGGCGGCAAGGAACCCGACGGCGACACGGTGCTGCGGATCGGATCGATCACCAAGGCCTTCACGGGTCAGGTCCTGGCCTCACTCGCGGCCGATGGGACGGTATCACTGACTCAGCGGCTGGGGTCGCTCGCCCCCGATCTCGGCGCGGGCAAGGACCCCAACACATCGAAGATCCGGCTCATTGACATCGCGACCCAGTCCGCAGGTCTGCCGCGCGAAGTCCCGCGCAAACCGGGTCCCGTGGGCGATCCGTTCAGCACGATCACCCGCAAGGCCTTCGCCGGCTGGCTCGACCAGAACGAGTTGCTCTACCCACCCGGCACGGGCATCCTCTATTCGAATTTCGCTTTCGACCTTCTCGCCATCGGCCTGTCGGAGGCGGCCAAGACGCCCTACCCGGAAATCCTCGCCAAACACATCACCGGCCCGCTCGGCATGACCGACACGGTCTTCGAACTGTCGGACGACCAGCGCAAGCGGCTGATGGAGGGACACGGCTTCGACGGCAAAGCGCTGCGTGACGTGCCGACAGGAGACGTCATTGTCGGCTCCGGCGGCCTGTATTCCACGCCCAAAGACCTGCTGCGCTGGATGCAGTGGCACTTGGATCGGCTCAGCGAAGAGGACGCTGAAGTCAGGATGCTCGATCACGCGGCCTATCTTGTCCGCGACAATCTCAATCCCGTGTCCGGCATGGACGAGTCCGGCCACATGGACGCCATGAGTCTGGGCTGGGTCGTGATGATGCCCGACGGCGACCGTCCGCTGATCCTGCAAAAGGCCGGCGGCCTGCAAGGCACGTTTTCCTACATCGCCTTTGCACCGACGCGCGGCGTCGCCGCCTTCGTCGCCATCAACCAATTCGACTTCGGCGCCGCTATGCTCATGGCCGAAGTGGTGAACGAGATGATCACCTCGCTCGCCCGCGCTAAGCTGTTCCGTATGCCTCATTTTTTGGCTGCATTCGCGCAATGA
- the aroQ gene encoding gamma subclass chorismate mutase AroQ, whose protein sequence is MTETDHLRHAVLALLIFLALPPLAGCADTANEVLVLRRLMIERLDLMEQVAAYKWNNKLSIDDPVREANVLKATMARSRAAGLDPKIAQRFIVAQMESAKTVQRYYFDLWRQQGVAQVTGVSDLVTELRPRIGALSVDLIAAMAEGGSQLADCSSTSVLRPVPQELLNVPRAWNIAVDGVLGERRDCP, encoded by the coding sequence ATGACGGAGACAGATCACTTGCGCCATGCGGTTTTGGCCTTACTCATCTTCTTGGCGTTGCCACCTCTCGCCGGCTGCGCCGACACGGCAAATGAGGTGCTGGTGCTCCGAAGGCTCATGATCGAGCGGTTGGACCTGATGGAGCAGGTCGCCGCCTACAAGTGGAACAACAAGCTTTCGATCGATGATCCGGTTCGCGAAGCGAATGTCCTCAAGGCCACCATGGCGCGGTCGCGTGCTGCGGGGCTCGATCCAAAGATCGCGCAGCGCTTCATCGTGGCGCAGATGGAGTCTGCCAAGACCGTGCAGCGCTACTATTTCGATCTGTGGCGGCAACAGGGGGTCGCCCAGGTGACTGGGGTGTCGGACCTCGTTACTGAATTACGTCCCAGGATTGGCGCGCTGTCGGTGGACCTGATCGCCGCCATGGCGGAGGGTGGCAGCCAGCTGGCGGATTGTTCGTCCACGTCGGTCCTGCGGCCGGTCCCGCAGGAATTGTTGAATGTGCCCCGGGCATGGAACATTGCCGTCGACGGTGTGTTGGGGGAGCGCAGGGACTGCCCGTAG
- a CDS encoding Lrp/AsnC family transcriptional regulator has protein sequence MSLPTRTTPTPDKNFASPYDELNRRIVAILQEDGRTSFRTIAEMLEISEGTVRNRVAWMKEAGHLAIVAIVDPTSISYRADAMLGIKVAPGHTPEAVAARLGASPSVVYVMWVSGRYDLLVEVIFDDEDGLAGFMNGMCYSDAGIASAEIMTGIKMFKNQFLLKRDLPEGHTARDAAE, from the coding sequence ATGTCGCTTCCGACGCGCACAACGCCAACTCCCGACAAGAACTTCGCGTCGCCTTACGACGAATTGAACCGTCGTATCGTGGCTATCCTCCAGGAGGACGGGCGAACCTCGTTCCGCACCATCGCCGAGATGCTGGAGATCTCCGAGGGCACGGTGCGCAACCGGGTCGCGTGGATGAAGGAAGCAGGTCACCTGGCGATTGTCGCCATCGTGGACCCGACATCCATCTCCTACCGGGCCGATGCCATGCTCGGCATCAAGGTCGCGCCGGGGCATACGCCGGAGGCCGTGGCAGCTCGTCTCGGTGCATCGCCGAGCGTGGTCTATGTCATGTGGGTCAGCGGCCGTTACGATCTTCTGGTCGAGGTCATCTTCGACGACGAGGACGGCCTCGCAGGCTTCATGAACGGCATGTGCTACAGCGACGCCGGAATCGCCTCGGCCGAGATCATGACCGGCATCAAGATGTTCAAGAACCAGTTCCTGTTGAAGCGCGATCTGCCGGAAGGCCACACGGCCCGCGATGCCGCCGAATAG
- a CDS encoding glutamine synthetase family protein, whose translation MLGDTDIPSETDQYGPGDTSPTPPFHERFEDALPSPEKIAAVRERLEEAGVKYVMSCWIDLFGIPKTKPVPMSDFDALCMGKGPQFAVHSISYVPELTPADSDQVMVPDLDAVYICPWDPSTAFIFADLYWEGAPYNVCPRQALRRAVKDAREAGYVGFAGVEPEFIVMRWEEDGQPVKAFDDDPAPGHGLRPRRQAFGYDAEYSCDSMPFLKELMDILNGLGWQLHDVVAEGAYSQFELDFHYTHLLEMADRLVFLRILLKEVAKEHGLFVTFMPKPTVGDWRSGAHINFSLRSVADLDGNLFKGPAGEWTEASRHAVGGLLAHSEALTAIACSTVNSYNGLVPRVGGFEGGTVTWAPTNITYGHNNRSAQFRLPQSRYCIENRAADMCMNPYLSLALTLSAAVEGVTEEIDPGAPTDQDLYAMSQQEIDAAGIRRLPRTLFDAIQCLAKDPLAEKVLGPTMLNSYLAYKTDEWERYHQAVTDWEVAEYLRLY comes from the coding sequence ATGCTCGGCGACACAGACATCCCAAGCGAGACCGATCAATACGGACCGGGCGACACGTCCCCGACACCGCCGTTCCACGAGCGGTTCGAGGACGCGCTCCCCTCACCCGAGAAGATCGCAGCCGTGCGGGAGCGCCTCGAAGAGGCAGGCGTCAAATATGTCATGTCGTGCTGGATCGACCTGTTCGGCATCCCGAAGACCAAGCCGGTCCCCATGAGCGACTTCGATGCGCTCTGCATGGGCAAAGGTCCGCAATTCGCCGTTCACTCGATCTCATACGTGCCGGAGCTGACGCCTGCGGACTCCGACCAGGTCATGGTTCCGGATCTCGACGCCGTTTACATCTGCCCCTGGGATCCGAGCACGGCCTTCATCTTCGCCGACCTCTATTGGGAGGGCGCGCCCTACAACGTTTGCCCGCGACAGGCCCTGCGCCGCGCCGTCAAAGACGCACGCGAGGCGGGCTATGTCGGCTTCGCCGGCGTCGAGCCCGAATTCATCGTGATGCGCTGGGAAGAAGACGGCCAACCGGTCAAAGCCTTCGACGACGATCCGGCCCCCGGTCACGGCCTCCGGCCGCGCCGCCAGGCCTTCGGCTACGACGCAGAGTACTCGTGCGACTCCATGCCGTTTCTGAAAGAGCTGATGGACATCCTCAACGGACTGGGCTGGCAGCTTCACGATGTGGTCGCCGAAGGCGCCTACTCGCAATTCGAGCTGGACTTCCACTACACCCATCTCCTTGAGATGGCGGACCGGCTCGTGTTCCTGCGCATCCTCTTGAAGGAAGTGGCGAAGGAACACGGGCTGTTCGTGACCTTCATGCCGAAGCCCACCGTGGGCGACTGGCGGTCCGGCGCGCATATCAACTTCTCGCTGCGCAGCGTTGCGGACCTCGATGGCAATCTCTTCAAGGGGCCGGCGGGCGAATGGACCGAAGCGTCGCGCCACGCAGTGGGCGGCCTCTTGGCGCACTCCGAGGCGCTGACCGCAATCGCGTGTTCGACGGTCAATTCCTACAACGGGCTGGTCCCGCGCGTGGGCGGCTTCGAAGGCGGCACCGTGACCTGGGCCCCGACCAACATCACATACGGGCACAACAACCGGTCCGCACAGTTCCGGCTGCCGCAAAGCCGCTACTGCATCGAGAACAGAGCCGCCGACATGTGCATGAACCCGTACCTGTCGCTGGCGCTGACGCTGTCCGCGGCGGTCGAGGGCGTGACCGAGGAAATCGACCCAGGCGCGCCGACCGATCAGGATCTCTACGCCATGAGCCAGCAGGAGATCGACGCCGCCGGGATCCGCCGCCTTCCGAGGACGCTCTTCGACGCGATTCAATGCCTCGCCAAGGACCCGCTTGCAGAGAAGGTGCTGGGCCCGACCATGCTCAATTCGTACCTGGCCTATAAGACCGACGAGTGGGAGCGTTATCACCAAGCGGTGACGGACTGGGAAGTGGCGGAGTATTTGCGGCTCTATTAG
- a CDS encoding DUF2853 family protein, producing MADTDWSEDVKKYVPDADDNAIAGIVRHCGIALQSRDASLVSFTDKSELERVREKFLKKKLGLSMSDAELDGAIATIGDKLKDVRNKNRVTVYYLLADHFGKLSDFA from the coding sequence ATGGCTGACACAGATTGGAGCGAAGACGTCAAAAAATACGTGCCGGATGCCGACGACAACGCAATCGCCGGGATCGTTCGTCACTGCGGCATTGCGCTGCAAAGCCGGGACGCATCGCTCGTGTCCTTCACCGACAAGTCGGAGCTCGAGCGCGTGCGCGAGAAGTTCCTGAAGAAGAAGCTCGGCCTCAGCATGTCCGACGCGGAACTCGATGGCGCCATCGCGACGATCGGCGACAAGTTGAAGGACGTCCGCAACAAGAACCGGGTGACGGTCTACTACCTGCTGGCCGACCACTTCGGAAAGCTGTCCGACTTCGCCTGA
- a CDS encoding YSC84-related protein translates to MKFLTTSLFAAFLALAPSLSASSSAEAASAQEIEDDVNDTLHRFVDRIGGAKPLANKAVGILVFPSVVKAGFGIGGEYGEGMLIVDQKPAGYYNLVGASFGFQLGVQERSVIIMFMTQDALDQFYSLSGFKIGVDASVAIITLGAGGSIDTDKITQPVIGFVLDPKGLMYNLTLEGSKITKIDR, encoded by the coding sequence ATGAAATTCCTGACTACGAGTCTGTTTGCTGCCTTCCTTGCGCTTGCGCCGTCCTTGTCCGCGTCGTCGTCCGCGGAGGCGGCCTCGGCCCAGGAGATCGAGGACGACGTCAACGACACGCTGCATCGCTTCGTCGATCGGATCGGCGGGGCCAAGCCGCTTGCCAACAAGGCCGTGGGCATTCTGGTGTTCCCGTCGGTCGTCAAGGCCGGCTTCGGCATTGGCGGCGAATACGGCGAAGGCATGCTGATCGTCGATCAGAAACCCGCCGGCTACTACAATCTCGTCGGCGCCTCGTTCGGGTTTCAGCTCGGCGTGCAGGAGCGTTCGGTCATCATCATGTTCATGACCCAAGATGCGCTCGATCAGTTCTACAGCCTCTCAGGCTTCAAGATCGGCGTGGACGCCTCGGTGGCGATCATCACGTTGGGTGCAGGCGGATCCATCGACACCGATAAAATCACCCAGCCCGTCATCGGTTTCGTGCTCGACCCGAAGGGCCTCATGTACAATCTGACGCTCGAAGGCTCGAAGATCACCAAGATCGACCGTTAA
- the mobA gene encoding molybdenum cofactor guanylyltransferase MobA has product MKKIAGIILAGGQSRRMGGGDKSLLPLRDRPVLAEVVDRLVPQVGPLALSANGDPGRFAAFSLPVVPDTLEGSHGPLAGIEAGLSWVRAQCPGVAFAVTVPGDTPFIPADLVARLVEGKGEASMAVAVSAVGLHPVVGLWPVGMADALADALARGDRRASQFVRTQGAAEVFFAPVSIAGTEVDPFFNINTPEDIDYARELTARASPSANDSR; this is encoded by the coding sequence ATGAAAAAGATCGCTGGAATCATCCTCGCCGGAGGACAGTCGCGACGCATGGGCGGAGGCGACAAGAGCCTGCTTCCACTGCGTGACAGGCCTGTCCTGGCGGAGGTCGTCGATCGTCTTGTCCCGCAAGTCGGGCCCCTGGCCCTGAGCGCAAACGGCGACCCCGGCCGCTTCGCCGCCTTCAGCTTGCCCGTCGTGCCGGACACGCTCGAGGGGTCTCACGGGCCGCTTGCCGGTATCGAGGCCGGGCTGTCCTGGGTGCGGGCCCAATGTCCCGGTGTTGCTTTCGCCGTGACCGTGCCCGGCGATACGCCCTTCATCCCTGCGGACCTGGTGGCGCGTCTCGTTGAAGGGAAGGGCGAGGCCTCGATGGCGGTCGCTGTTTCGGCGGTGGGCCTTCATCCCGTGGTCGGGCTCTGGCCCGTGGGGATGGCGGATGCTCTTGCGGACGCCTTGGCGCGCGGGGACCGCAGGGCAAGCCAATTCGTCCGGACGCAAGGCGCGGCGGAAGTTTTCTTCGCGCCTGTCTCGATCGCCGGGACCGAGGTCGATCCGTTCTTCAATATCAATACGCCCGAGGATATCGACTACGCCCGGGAGCTGACGGCGCGCGCTTCGCCATCGGCAAACGACTCGCGCTAG
- the fdhD gene encoding formate dehydrogenase accessory sulfurtransferase FdhD → MIKPIVRVPCSIWRSDSASQTMTAGTRAIPEETAIAFTFNTASYAVMMATPQDLEDFAVGFALTEGIVTSPDAIDTVEIIEEEPGIELRVWLKAKDAAEFLGRRRKIAGPTGCGLCGVESLNEAMRPPPEVGQGQVLTPDEIMTAVASLATHQELNRETRAVHAAGFWEPARGLVAVREDVGRHNALDKLAGACVRKGGNASQGIVVLTSRVSIEMIQKSAMIGAPLVVAVSAPTALAVRMAEACGMTLAAVARKDGFEVFTHPHRIAGASKSDVA, encoded by the coding sequence ATGATCAAGCCCATCGTCCGCGTCCCCTGCTCGATCTGGCGCTCGGATTCCGCCTCGCAAACGATGACCGCTGGCACGCGCGCGATCCCGGAAGAGACCGCGATCGCCTTTACGTTCAATACGGCGTCCTACGCGGTGATGATGGCGACCCCTCAGGATCTCGAGGACTTTGCGGTCGGCTTTGCCCTCACCGAAGGGATCGTGACGTCGCCGGACGCCATCGACACTGTCGAGATCATCGAGGAAGAGCCCGGCATCGAGCTGCGTGTGTGGCTGAAGGCTAAGGACGCGGCCGAGTTCTTGGGGCGCCGCCGCAAGATCGCGGGTCCCACCGGCTGCGGCCTCTGTGGCGTCGAGAGCCTGAACGAAGCCATGCGCCCCCCGCCCGAGGTGGGCCAGGGTCAGGTGCTGACACCGGACGAGATCATGACGGCCGTGGCATCGCTTGCCACCCATCAAGAGCTCAATCGGGAGACGCGCGCGGTCCACGCCGCGGGCTTTTGGGAGCCTGCACGCGGCCTCGTTGCCGTGCGCGAGGACGTGGGTCGTCACAATGCGCTCGATAAGCTTGCTGGCGCCTGCGTGCGCAAGGGCGGCAACGCGTCCCAAGGCATCGTCGTTCTGACGAGCCGGGTCTCAATCGAGATGATCCAGAAATCAGCCATGATCGGCGCACCCCTGGTTGTCGCCGTGTCGGCGCCGACGGCGCTTGCCGTGCGCATGGCCGAGGCGTGCGGCATGACACTGGCCGCCGTCGCCCGGAAAGACGGGTTCGAAGTCTTCACCCACCCGCACCGCATCGCCGGCGCCTCGAAAAGCGACGTGGCCTAG
- a CDS encoding HdeD family acid-resistance protein: MTASKSQSDIWWVFLLEGIASILFGFLLITRPAETLVALVIFLGLYWLFIGVLELVRVFVDDTVPWYWSLIIGILGILAGIIVLRHPLFSAIILPTAIVLWLGILGVVIGVIGIIGSFTGGGIGSFIFGVVNLIIGVILLGAPIPAAVAVPIVFGALLLIQGVILIVYAFNIRE; the protein is encoded by the coding sequence ATGACCGCCTCAAAGAGTCAGTCCGATATCTGGTGGGTGTTCTTGCTCGAAGGGATCGCATCGATCCTGTTCGGATTCTTGCTGATTACCCGGCCCGCGGAAACGCTGGTCGCTCTTGTGATCTTCCTTGGTCTGTATTGGTTGTTCATCGGCGTGCTTGAGCTGGTGCGCGTGTTCGTGGACGACACCGTGCCCTGGTACTGGTCGCTCATCATCGGCATCTTGGGCATCCTGGCCGGTATCATCGTCCTCAGGCACCCGCTCTTCTCCGCGATCATCCTGCCGACGGCCATCGTCCTGTGGCTTGGCATTCTGGGCGTCGTGATCGGTGTCATCGGGATCATCGGGTCCTTCACCGGCGGCGGGATCGGCTCCTTCATATTCGGCGTGGTGAATTTGATCATCGGCGTTATCCTGCTCGGTGCGCCAATTCCCGCGGCCGTGGCCGTTCCGATCGTTTTCGGAGCGCTCCTACTGATCCAGGGCGTGATCCTGATCGTATACGCCTTCAATATCCGCGAATAG
- a CDS encoding VWA domain-containing protein, with protein MQRRTLLASLLLVVLIAAPADRGAAQDQKTPCTEDAMIVFDASGSMAGNLGQGIMTEKPRIFEVRRALARVLPSITQYRKVGLITYGPGPYRQCNVHLDLKPIADAAEPIMTVVSRLNPAGKTPLTEAVEQAANVLDHRRKPGVVVLLTDGEETCNRDPCALGKKLTATSSNLTVHVIGFQMKNFTWTGETSVLDVKCLAKETGGLYISAQNEEDLVKAFQQTLGCPIMSGLETTSALDSRRVLADKSSGFAVGP; from the coding sequence TTGCAGCGTAGAACCCTCCTCGCAAGTCTCCTTCTTGTGGTTCTAATTGCCGCGCCCGCGGATCGCGGCGCGGCGCAGGACCAGAAAACACCGTGCACGGAAGATGCGATGATCGTCTTCGACGCCTCGGGCTCGATGGCGGGGAATCTCGGTCAGGGCATCATGACCGAGAAGCCGCGGATCTTCGAAGTGCGCCGCGCGCTCGCGCGCGTTCTGCCCAGTATCACCCAATATCGCAAAGTGGGTTTGATCACCTACGGTCCGGGTCCCTACCGGCAGTGCAATGTCCACCTCGACCTGAAGCCGATCGCCGATGCTGCCGAGCCCATCATGACTGTGGTCTCAAGACTGAACCCGGCCGGCAAGACGCCCTTGACTGAAGCGGTGGAGCAGGCGGCGAACGTGCTCGACCACCGGAGGAAGCCCGGTGTCGTGGTGCTGCTCACGGATGGCGAGGAGACCTGTAACCGCGATCCTTGCGCCTTGGGAAAGAAGCTCACGGCGACGAGCAGCAATCTGACCGTGCACGTCATCGGCTTTCAAATGAAGAACTTCACCTGGACCGGCGAGACGAGCGTTCTGGACGTCAAATGCCTCGCGAAGGAGACCGGAGGCCTCTACATCTCGGCGCAGAACGAGGAAGACCTCGTCAAAGCCTTCCAGCAAACCCTCGGCTGCCCCATCATGTCGGGCTTGGAGACGACGTCGGCCTTGGACTCGCGCCGCGTTTTGGCCGATAAGTCTTCCGGGTTCGCTGTCGGTCCATAG
- a CDS encoding VWA domain-containing protein, producing MTGMGFIGRCCLVLMAVCLLPVEGRAADEVVPCTEDAMIVFDASGSMAGSLAEGIGAKIRRIDEVRKALAQALPRVTHFRKIGLITYGPGPYQQCNVNLDLKPIADAAEPILHAVDGLNPAGKTPMTEAVEQAADVLDYKAKPGIIVVLTDGEETCGGAPCDLGKKLKNEGARLTVHVIGFRMTAFWTAAQSALDVQCLAKETGGLYIATNSQEELVKAFEKTLGCPMMSAVDPSDLEQHASASLRLHP from the coding sequence ATGACTGGGATGGGTTTTATCGGGCGATGCTGCCTTGTTCTCATGGCGGTCTGCCTTTTGCCGGTCGAGGGCCGTGCCGCCGACGAGGTGGTACCCTGCACCGAAGACGCCATGATCGTCTTTGACGCGTCAGGTTCGATGGCGGGCAGTCTTGCCGAGGGTATCGGCGCGAAGATCCGGCGCATCGACGAGGTGCGGAAAGCTTTGGCCCAGGCGCTTCCCCGCGTGACCCATTTTCGGAAGATCGGGCTCATCACCTACGGTCCCGGTCCCTATCAGCAATGCAACGTCAATCTGGACCTGAAGCCGATCGCCGACGCCGCGGAGCCCATTCTGCACGCGGTCGATGGACTCAACCCGGCGGGCAAGACGCCCATGACGGAGGCGGTCGAGCAAGCGGCCGATGTGCTCGACTACAAAGCCAAGCCCGGAATCATCGTGGTTCTGACCGACGGTGAGGAGACTTGTGGCGGCGCACCCTGCGACCTTGGCAAGAAGCTCAAGAACGAGGGCGCGCGGCTGACGGTGCACGTTATCGGCTTCCGCATGACGGCTTTCTGGACGGCGGCGCAGAGCGCGCTCGACGTGCAATGTTTGGCGAAGGAGACGGGCGGGCTCTATATCGCTACGAACAGCCAGGAAGAACTCGTCAAGGCGTTCGAAAAGACGCTCGGCTGCCCCATGATGTCGGCCGTGGATCCGTCGGACCTCGAGCAGCACGCTTCCGCAAGCCTACGTTTGCACCCTTAG
- a CDS encoding VWA domain-containing protein, with protein sequence MKHLFDYLACAVLLLSGALTGAMPAHAAEQPTPCTEDAMIVFDASGSMSGNLDPFSTVVQLRIDEVRKALRRVLPRAQLNRKIGLVTYGAGAYNQCNVQLELRPTPQAAAPIMRIVDALRPAGKTPLTQAIEQAAEVLDYRNQPGVIVVLTDGQETCDGHPCELGKRLGAEAPNLTVNVIGFRLQSDSWLGAQSYLDAKCLAEETGGTYLNVHGEDDLVKAFEQTLGCPMMSMWEPGTVR encoded by the coding sequence ATGAAGCACCTTTTCGATTATCTCGCGTGCGCCGTGCTGCTGCTGTCAGGCGCCCTAACCGGGGCGATGCCTGCCCATGCTGCCGAGCAGCCAACGCCGTGCACCGAGGACGCGATGATCGTCTTCGATGCGTCGGGGTCCATGTCTGGAAATCTGGATCCGTTTTCGACGGTGGTGCAGTTGCGCATCGACGAAGTCCGCAAGGCGCTGCGGCGCGTCTTGCCTCGGGCGCAGCTGAACCGGAAGATCGGTTTGGTGACCTACGGTGCCGGCGCATACAATCAATGCAACGTGCAGCTGGAACTCCGTCCGACACCGCAGGCGGCGGCGCCGATCATGCGCATCGTCGACGCCCTGCGTCCGGCCGGCAAGACACCGCTGACGCAGGCGATCGAACAGGCCGCCGAGGTGTTGGACTACCGCAACCAGCCCGGTGTGATCGTCGTCCTGACCGATGGCCAGGAGACGTGCGACGGGCACCCTTGCGAGCTGGGCAAGCGCTTAGGCGCAGAGGCGCCCAATCTGACCGTCAACGTCATTGGCTTTCGCTTGCAGTCCGACTCGTGGCTGGGCGCGCAGAGTTATCTCGACGCCAAGTGTCTCGCCGAAGAGACAGGCGGAACCTATCTGAACGTCCATGGCGAGGACGACCTCGTCAAAGCGTTCGAGCAGACGCTGGGTTGCCCCATGATGTCCATGTGGGAACCGGGTACGGTTCGTTAG
- a CDS encoding exo-beta-N-acetylmuramidase NamZ domain-containing protein, giving the protein MLLGSERLLASGRLNGLKVGILANPASVDHDYRHIVDQLAASDTFDLAAIFGPQHGFNSDLQDNMIETPHATDPKRGVPIFSLYSETREPTKEMLDLIDVLVIDLQDVGARIYTFIYTMANCLRAAAKTGTPVIVCDRPNPIGGVAVAGPMLEPGYESFVGQFPIPMRHGMTVAELAKLFNEHFEIDAPLETVTMEGWSRTDYFDDTDVPWIMPSPNMPTLETAIVYPGTVLFEGTMVSEGRGTTRPFELIGAPYLDAEALAARMNAHGLGGVYFRPVVFEPTFQKHAKTPCGGCQLHITEREAFEPVIAGAALIRECYGLAPEQFAWREGPYEYEHDKMPIDILAGSPELREQVEAQVAVMDIAESWTTGVAEFSALRLPYLLY; this is encoded by the coding sequence ATGCTGCTCGGTTCCGAACGCCTTCTCGCCTCAGGCCGGCTCAATGGGCTGAAAGTGGGGATTCTCGCCAATCCCGCCTCGGTCGATCACGACTACCGCCACATCGTCGACCAGCTTGCAGCCTCGGATACGTTCGACCTTGCGGCGATCTTCGGTCCGCAGCACGGCTTCAACTCCGATCTGCAGGACAACATGATCGAGACGCCGCACGCGACCGACCCCAAGCGGGGCGTTCCGATCTTCTCGCTCTACAGCGAGACCCGCGAGCCGACCAAGGAGATGCTCGATCTTATCGATGTGCTCGTGATCGACCTGCAGGACGTGGGCGCACGCATCTACACCTTCATCTACACGATGGCGAACTGCCTGCGCGCGGCCGCCAAGACGGGGACGCCCGTGATCGTGTGCGACCGCCCCAACCCGATCGGCGGCGTTGCGGTGGCGGGGCCCATGCTGGAGCCGGGCTACGAATCCTTTGTCGGTCAGTTTCCCATTCCCATGCGCCACGGCATGACCGTCGCCGAGCTCGCCAAACTCTTCAACGAGCATTTCGAGATCGATGCGCCGCTCGAGACCGTGACCATGGAAGGCTGGTCCCGGACGGACTATTTCGACGACACGGACGTGCCGTGGATCATGCCCTCCCCCAACATGCCGACGCTGGAGACGGCGATCGTCTATCCCGGCACGGTGCTATTCGAGGGCACGATGGTTTCGGAAGGGCGCGGGACCACGCGCCCCTTCGAGCTGATCGGCGCGCCCTACCTGGATGCGGAAGCGCTGGCAGCACGCATGAACGCGCACGGTCTGGGCGGTGTCTACTTCCGTCCGGTCGTGTTCGAACCCACGTTCCAGAAGCACGCCAAGACGCCCTGCGGCGGATGTCAGCTCCACATCACGGAGCGCGAAGCCTTCGAGCCCGTGATCGCCGGCGCCGCGCTAATCCGCGAGTGCTATGGACTTGCGCCGGAACAGTTCGCATGGCGCGAAGGGCCGTACGAGTACGAGCACGACAAAATGCCGATCGATATTCTGGCCGGCTCGCCGGAACTCCGGGAACAGGTCGAAGCGCAAGTCGCCGTCATGGACATTGCGGAGAGTTGGACGACAGGCGTCGCGGAATTCTCGGCGCTGCGACTTCCCTACCTGCTCTACTGA